One genomic window of Solanum dulcamara chromosome 12, daSolDulc1.2, whole genome shotgun sequence includes the following:
- the LOC129875893 gene encoding FT-interacting protein 3 translates to MQRPPQEDFSLKETKPHLGGGKITGDKLTSTYDLVEQMQYLYVRVVKAKDLPAKDVTGSLDPYVEVKLGNYKGTTRHFEKKSNPEWSQVFAFSKDRIQASVLEVIVKDKDFVKDDFVGRVLFDLNDIPKRVPPDSPLAPQWYRLEERNGNKVKGELMLAVWMGNQADEAFPEAWHSDAAAVSGADGLANIRSKVYLSPKLWYLRVNVIEAQDLIPNDKSRFPEVYVKAILGNQALRTRVSMSKTINPLWNEDLMFVAAEPFEEPLILSVEDRVAPNKDEVLGRCAIPLQYVDRRLDHRPVNTRWFNLEKHVIVEGEKKEIKFASRIHMRVCLEGGYHVLDESTHYSSDLRPTAKQLWKSSIGVLEVGVLSAQGLSPMKTKDGRATTDAYCVAKYGQKWVRTRTIIDSFAPRWNEQYTWEVFDPCTVITIGVFDNCHLQGGDKSGGARDSRIGKVRIRLSTLETDRVYTHSYPLLVLHPTGVKKMGEIHLAVRFTCSSLVNMMHMYSQPLLPKMHYLHPLTVSQLDNLRHQATQIVSLRLSRAEPPLRKEIVEYMLDVTSHMWSMRRSKANFFRIMGVLGVVISVGKWFDQICNWKNPITTVLIHILFLILVLYPELILPTIFLYLFLIGIWYYRWRPRHPPHMDTRLSCADTAHPDELDEEFDTFPTSRPPDIIRMRYDRIRSIAGRIQTVVGDLATQGERLQSLLSWRDPRATSLFVIFCLVAAVVLYVTPFQAVGLLTGFYVLRHPRFRYKLPSVPLSFFRRLPARTDCML, encoded by the coding sequence ATGCAGAGGCCCCCACAAGAAGATTTCTCACTCAAGgagaccaaaccccaccttgGTGGAGGGAAGATCACTGGTGATAAGCTCACTAGCACATATGACCTTGTTGAGCAAATGCAGTATCTTTATGTCCGGGTGGTGAAAGCTAAGGATTTACCTGCGAAGGATGTTACGGGTAGTCTTGATCCTTACGTTGAGGTTAAGCTCGGGAACTATAAGGGTACGACTCGTCATTTTGAGAAGAAGTCGAATCCTGAGTGGAGTCAGGTGTTTGCTTTCTCAAAAGATAGGATTCAGGCTTCTGTACTTGAAGTGATTGTGAAAGATAAGGATTTTGTTAAGGATGACTTTGTGGGTCGTGTTCTGTTTGATTTGAATGATATCCCAAAAAGGGTTCCCCCAGACAGTCCTCTCGCTCCACAGTGGTATAGATTGGAGGAGAGGAATGGTAACAAAGTCAAAGGTGAGTTGATGTTGGCTGTTTGGATGGGAAATCAAGCTGATGAAGCCTTTCCTGAAGCTTGGCATTCGGATGCTGCAGCTGTTAGTGGGGCTGATGGTCTTGCAAATATAAGGTCTAAGGTGTACCTCTCGCCAAAATTGTGGTACCTAAGAGTTAACGTGATCGAGGCTCAAGACTTGATTCCAAATGACAAAAGCAGGTTTCCAGAAGTTTATGTCAAGGCCATCCTTGGAAATCAAGCATTGAGGACCAGAGTTTCCATGAGCAAGACTATCAATCCCTTGTGGAATGAGGATCTGATGTTTGTAGCAGCGGAACCGTTTGAGGAGCCATTGATTTTGAGTGTGGAAGACAGAGTTGCACCAAACAAGGATGAAGTCCTTGGGAGGTGTGCTATTCCTTTGCAGTATGTGGATAGGAGGTTGGACCATAGACCTGTGAACACGAGGTGGTTTAATCTTGAGAAGCATGTTATTGTTGAGGGAGAAAAGAAGGAAATCAAGTTTGCTAGCCGGATTCACATGAGAGTATGTTTGGAAGGAGGCTACCATGTTCTGGATGAGTCAACCCATTACAGTAGTGATCTCAGGCCAACTGCAAAACAGCTGTGGAAATCTAGCATTGGTGTTCTTGAAGTAGGTGTTCTGAGCGCTCAGGGCCTGTCACCAATGAAAACGAAGGATGGGCGGGCAACGACAGATGCCTATTGTGTAGCAAAGTATGGGCAGAAGTGGGTGCGGACAAGGACAATTATAGATAGCTTTGCTCCTAGGTGGAACGAGCAATACACCTGGGAAGTATTTGATCCTTGCACTGTTATAACTATTGGTGTGTTTGATAATTGTCATCTGCAAGGAGGAGATAAATCCGGAGGGGCAAGGGACTCAAGGATTGGAAAGGTCAGGATCCGTCTTTCGACTCTTGAAACTGATCGTGTCTACACACATTCATACCCACTGCTGGTCTTGCATCCTACTGGGGTGAAGAAGATGGGTGAAATTCACTTGGCTGTGAGATTTACTTGCTCATCATTGGTGAATATGATGCATATGTACTCTCAGCCATTGTTACCCAAAATGCACTATCTTCATCCGTTAACTGTTAGTCAGCTGGACAACTTGAGGCACCAAGCCACTCAGATTGTCTCCTTGAGGCTGAGTCGTGCTGAGCCACCCTTGAGGAAAGAGATAGTAGAGTATATGTTGGATGTTACTTCTCATATGTGGAGCATGAGGAGAAGCAAGGCTAACTTTTTCAGGATTATGGGTGTTTTAGGTGTGGTAATTTCTGTCGGAAAATGGTTTGATCAAATATGCAATTGGAAAAACCCCATTACGACCGTTCTGATCCATATCCTGTTCTTGATACTGGTTCTTTATCCAGAGCTTATTCTACCTACCATTTTCCTCTATCTCTTCCTGATCGGAATTTGGTACTACAGATGGAGGCCAAGGCATCCTCCTCACATGGATACTCGCCTTTCTTGTGCTGATACTGCGCATCCCGATGAGTTGGATGAGGAGTTTGATACTTTCCCTACTTCACGTCCTCCTGATATTATTAGGATGAGGTATGACCGCATAAGAAGTATTGCAGGGAGGATTCAGACCGTGGTTGGCGACTTGGCTACTCAAGGGGAGAGGCTGCAGTCTTTGCTGAGCTGGAGGGACCCTAGAGCAACATCATTGTTCGTGATTTTCTGCTTGGTTGCTGCCGTTGTGCTCTATGTCACTCCATTCCAAGCCGTGGGGCTCTTGACCGGATTTTATGTATTAAGACATCCAAGGTTCCGCTACAAGCTTCCATCTGTGCCGCTTAGTTTCTTCAGAAGGTTACCTGCTAGAACAGACTGCATGCTATGA
- the LOC129875895 gene encoding outer envelope pore protein 16-3, chloroplastic/mitochondrial produces the protein MDEAAELRYYEEEDTPGMKTLKGATSGLVAGTLWGAIIATWHDVPRVERNVALPGLIRTLKMMGNHGLTFAAIGGVYIGVEQLVQNYRMKRDFINGAVGGFVAGASVLGYKGRSIPTALSAGAALAVTSSIIDGLGATTRTDNGKEYYPYTRKKRIAAE, from the exons ATGGATGAAGCTGCAGAGCTAAGGTATTATGAAGAGGAGGATACACCAGGGATGAAAACACTGAAAGGTGCAACCTCAGGTCTAGTTGCTGGTACTCTTTGGGGTGCCATTATTGCCACTTGGCATGATGTGCCCCGTGTTGAGAGAAATGTTGCTCTTCCTGGTTTGATCCGGACATTGAAAATGATGGGAAACCATGGGCTTACCTTTGCTGCTATTGGTGGAGTCTATATTGGTGTAGAACAGCTGGTGCAGAACTATAGGATGAAAAGAGATTTTATTAATGGAGCAGTTGGTGGATTCGTTGCTGGTGCTTCTGTGCTGGGTTACAAAG GAAGGAGTATTCCAACTGCTCTCTCTGCTGGAGCTGCACTTGCAGTCACTTCCAGTATAATTGATGGACTAGGCGCGACCACAAGAACTGACAATGGCAAGGAGTACTATCCTTACACTAGGAAGAAAAGAATTGCTGCTGAATGA
- the LOC129875894 gene encoding squamosa promoter-binding-like protein 9, which translates to MELGSVSSSSNSSSSDSLNGLKFGKKIYFGNVGVGVQVKNGSGSSPVTGDGNLSPAPATTKRGRGGLVQGGQPPRCQVEGCQADLSDAKAYYSRHKVCGMHSKSPTVVVAGLEQRFCQQCSRFHQLPEFDQGKRSCRRRLACHNERRRKPPSGSLFSTHYGNLSSSIFENNSSRSGSFLVDFSSHQSVNESSWPNTRASEQGWDHQSTASGKFLQRPWLNNSENAASELVLQGSATRTSYPGVPSGDYFPGVSDSSGALSLLSNRSWGSRNRSPSLGVNSQVHIDGIHTIQPSGSHGAPTNHFSSSSLGFKGNEASSSSHEMPPDLGLGQMLQASDNPYCGELGMAQHGDGRQYMELDQSKGYHPSVQNVHWTL; encoded by the exons ATGGAACTGGGTTCAGTTTCTTCTTCTAGTAATTCAAGCTCATCTGATTCTTTGAATGGTTTGAAGTTTGGTAAGAAAATCTACTTTGGTAATGTGGGTGTTGGAGTTCAGGTCAAGAATGGAAGTGGGTCATCGCCGGTGACCGGAGATGGGAACCTGTCACCGGCTCCGGCTACGACTAAGAGGGGGAGGGGTGGGTTGGTGCAGGGTGGTCAGCCACCTAGGTGTCAAGTTGAAGGTTGTCAGGCAGATCTGAGTGATGCTAAGGCTTACTATTCTAGGCATAAAGTTTGTGGTATGCACTCTAAGTCTCctactgttgttgttgctggtcTTGAACAGAGGTTTTGTCAACAGTGTAGCAG GTTCCATCAATTGCCTGAATTTGACCAAGGGAAAAGGAGTTGCCGCAGGAGATTGGCATGCCATAATGAGCGCCGTAGAAAGCCTCCATCTGGATCTCTTTTCTCTACACACTATGGGAATCTTTCTTCATCAATTTTTG AAAATAATAGCAGCAGATCCGGAAGCTTTCTGGTAGACTTCAGCTCACACCAAAGTGTCAATGAGAGTTCATGGCCAAATACTAGAGCCTCTGAACAAGGATGGGATCATCAATCAACTGCATCAGGGAAGTTCCTCCAACGTCCTTGGCTGAATAACTCTGAAAATGCTGCTAGTGAGCTTGTTTTGCAAGGTTCAGCTACCAGGACCAGTTATCCTGGTGTTCCTTCAGGAGACTATTTTCCTGGAGTCTCAGATTCAAGTGGTGCTCTCTCTCTTCTGTCAAATCGGTCCTGGGGATCAAGGAATCGATCCCCAAGTCTTGGGGTTAACAGCCAAGTTCACATTGATGGGATACACACCATTCAACCTTCAGGTTCCCATGGTGCACCTACCAATCACTTCTCAAGCTCTTCATTGGGTTTTAAAGGAAATGAAGCTAGCAGCAGTTCGCATGAGATGCCTCCTGATCTCGGTTTGGGTCAAATGTTACAAGCTTCTGATAATCCTTACTGTGGCGAGCTTGGGATGGCTCAGCATGGTGATGGAAGACAATACATGGAACTGGACCAGTCTAAGGGTTATCATCCTTCTGTTCAGAATGTGCACTGGACTCTTTGA
- the LOC129875896 gene encoding uncharacterized protein LOC129875896 translates to MGRGRGKTKKQSVREDLVSGEEEKIPARRRGRPQKPKDEIEEEEGVEKVVDDEDDSENTKGSVLNKDIKNQVAEDGKKRKRPSQVMENMDSVKEENGVGTKTNSNDLIKSVGFRPNGSRRKNKPRRAAEVGVECR, encoded by the coding sequence ATGGGTAGAGGAAGAGGAAAGACAAAGAAGCAATCTGTTCGTGAGGATCTTGTGAGTGGTGAAGAAGAGAAGATACCAGCGAGGAGAAGGGGAAGACCACAGAAACCAAAGGATGAAATAGAGGAGGAGGAAGGAGTTGAGAAGGTAGTGGATGATGAAGATGATAGCGAGAATACAAAAGGTTCCGTCTTGAATAAAGATATCAAGAACCAAGTAGCTGAAGAtggaaagaagaggaagagaccTTCCCAAGTCATGGAAAATATGGATTCTGTGAAAGAGGAAAATGGAGTTGGAACTAAAACTAACTCTAATGACTTAATAAAGTCGGTTGGATTCAGACCGAATGGAAGCAGAAGGAAAAACAAGCCTAGACGGGCTGCCGAAGTTGGTGTTGAGTGCAGATGA
- the LOC129876488 gene encoding myb family transcription factor PHL5, with the protein MSIQNYELASDCNLEFPQMGFCFQPENSAENGCQQQQQQQQQQQNFWPSTDSSSSRTIISRIGSSPSAFFATERYLGLTQYEYPDNNSCSQLSKNLDPQTLPFTQQCGNGFLESSSARVDTDFPKISMPSFIRSQFSSSQPFGPEGLYGNPFSNLSEKERILLLKSKLFREIDSSNRQPASIPFQGNQDYGVSNNTCGFNLVHKREQSGNQSANSFNNSACSGGSLSSKTRIRWTQDLHDRFVECVNRLGGADKATPKAILKLMDSEGLTIFHVKSHLQKYRNAKFIPESTEGRSGKTDSPNSVTQIDSKTGMQIKEALHMQLEVQRRLHEQLEIQRKLQLRIEEQGEQLKKIFEQQQQTTRSLLETRNSSISSPADQFTPHEDEVFAAESFNNSHFQSNISYNDM; encoded by the exons ATGAGTATTCAGAACTATGAATTAGCAAGTGATTGCAACTTAGAATTCCCTCAGATGGGATTTTGTTTCCAGCCAGAAAATTCTGCAGAAAATGGTTgtcaacagcaacagcaacagcaacagcaacaacaaaatTTTTGGCCTAGTACTGATTCATCATCATCAAGAACCATCATAAGTCGAATAGGATCATCACCTTCAGCTTTTTTTGCTACAGAGAGATACCTTGGATTAACACAATATGAATACCCAGACAACAATAGTTGTTCTCAACTGTCCAAGAATCTTGATCCTCAAACTCTGCCGTTTACTCAGCAATGTGGAAATGGATTCTTGGAAAGTTCATCAGCACGAGTTGACACCGATTTTCCAAAGATTTCAATGCCATCATTCATCAGATCACAATTCTCAAGTAGTCAACCATTTGGTCCTGAAGGACTCTATGGAAATCCTTTTAGTAATCTATCAGAGAAAGAGAGGATTTTGCTTCTTAAGAGTAAGTTGTTTAGAGAAATTGATTCTTCAAACAGGCAGCCTGCTTCAATCCCTTTTCAAGGAAATCAAGACTATGGT GTCTCAAATAATACATGTGGTTTTAACTTGGTACATAAAAGGGAACAATCTGGAAATCAATCAGCAAATAGTTTTAACAACTCTGCATGTTCTGGAGGATCTTTATCGAGTAAGACGCGAATCAGGTGGACTCAGGATCTCCATGATCGATTCGTTGAGTGTGTAAATCGTCTTGGAGGAGCTGACA AGGCAACTCCAAAGGCAATACTAAAGCTGATGGACTCGGAAGGCTTAACAATTTTTCATGTAAAAAGTCATTTACAG AAATATCGAAATGCAAAGTTCATCCCTGAATCGACAGAAG GGAGATCCGGAAAAACAGACAGCCCAAATAGTGTGACACAGATCGACAGCAAAAC TGGAATGCAAATCAAAGAAGCACTGCATATGCAGCTAGAAGTCCAGAGGCGTCTTCACGAGCAACTAGAG ATTCAGCGAAAGTTACAATTGAGGATCGAAGAACAAGGAGAGCAATTGAAGAAGATAtttgaacaacaacaacaaacaaccagGAGTCTCTTGGAGACGCGAAATTCAAGCATTTCGTCTCCTGCTGATCAGTTCACCCCGCATGAAGATGAAGTTTTTGCTGCAGAAAGCTTCAATAATAGTCATTTCCAATCTAATATAAGTTACAATGACATGTAA